In a genomic window of Callithrix jacchus isolate 240 chromosome 22, calJac240_pri, whole genome shotgun sequence:
- the SUGP2 gene encoding SURP and G-patch domain-containing protein 2 isoform X5 → MASQARPSRCGGGRVPAGLAWVTGCGLRGPAPPFSLPQRRGDGGPRLERLIGSVVHSFLPNSGGPARQNNMAARRITQETFDAVLQEKAKRYHVDTSGEAVSDTLQFKAQDLLRAVPRSRAEMYDDVHSDGRYSLSGSVAHSRDAGREGLRSDVFPGPSFRSSNPSISDDSYFRKECGRDLEFSHSDSREQVIGHRKLGHFRSQDWKFTLRGSWEQDFGQPISQESSWSQEYNFGPSAVLGDFGSSRLMEKECLEKESRDYDVDHPGEADSVLRGSSQVQARGRALNIVDQEGSLLGKGETQGLLTAKGGVGKLVTLRNVSTKKIPTMNRITPKTQGTNQIQKTTPSPDVTLVTNPGTEDIQFPIQKIPLGLDLKNLRLPRRKMSFDIIDKSDVFSRFGIEIIKWAGFHTIKDDIKFSQLFQTLFELETETCAKMLASFKCSLKPEHRDFCFFTIKFLKHSALKTPRVDNEFLNMLLDKGAVKTKNCFFEIIKPFDKYIMRLQDRLLKSVTPLLMACNAYELSVKMKTLTNPLDLALALETTNSLCRKSLALLGQTFSLASSFRQEKILEAVGLQDIAPSPAAFPNFEDSTLFGREYIDHLKAWLVSSGCPLQVKKAEPEPAREEEKMIPSIKPEIQAKAPSSLSDAVPQRADHKVVGTIDQLVKRVIEGSLSPKERTLLKEDPAYWFLSDENSLEYKYYKLKLAEMQRMSHNLRGADQKPTSAECAVRAMLYARAVRNLKKKLLPWQRRGLLHAQGLRGWKARRATTGTQTLLSSGTRLKHHGRQAPGLSQAKPSLRDRNDAAKDCPPDPARPSPQDSSAEASGPSPKLAGVDISAAPQTSSPCPSTDIDMKTLETAEKLARFVAQVGPEIEQFSIENSTDNPDLWFLHDQNSSAFKFYRKKVFELCPSICFTSSPHNLHTGGPDTTGSQESPMDLMEGEGEFEGEPPPRGAELESLEVMPEEEEEDDDEDGGEEAPASGGTGKSGGSTPADGLPSEAAEEDLAGAPALSQASAGTCFPRKRISSKSLKVGMIPAPKRVCLIQEPKVHEPVRIAYDRPRGRPMSKKKKPKDLDFAQQKLTDKNLGFQMLQKMGWKEGHGLGSLGKGIREPVSVGTPSEGEGLGADGQEHKEDTFDVFRQRMMQMYRHKRANK, encoded by the exons ATGGCGTCGCAGGCTCGGCCCTCTCGCTGCGGAGGTGGCCGCGTCCCAGCTGGGTTGGCCTGGGTGACCGGCTGCGGCCTCCGGGGCCCGGCGcccccattttctctccctcagaGGCGGGGAGACGGCGGGCCGCGTCTAGAAAGGCTCATTGGTTCAGTCGTTCATTCATTCCTCCCAAACTCTGGGGGTCCCGCTC GGCAAAATAACATGGCAGCCAGACGAATTACACAGGAGACTTTTGATGCTGTGTTACAAGAAAAAGCCAAACGATACCACGTGGATACCAGTGGTGAGGCTGTAAGCGACACTCTTCAGTTCAAAGCTCAAG ATCTCTTAAGGGCAGTCCCAAGATCCAGAGCAGAGATGTATGATGACGTTCACAGCGATGGCAGATACTCCCTCAGTGGATCTGTAGCTCACTCTCGAGACGCTGGAAGAGAAGGCCTGCGAAGTGACGTATTTCCAGGGCCTTCCTTTAGATCAAGCAACCCTTCCATCAGTGACGACAGCTACTTTCGCAAAGAGTGTGGCCGGGATCTGGAATTTTCTCACTCTGATTCCCGGGAGCAGGTCATTGGCCACCGGAAATTGGGACATTTCCGTTCTCAGGACTGGAAATTTACGCTCCGTGGTTCTTGGGAGCAAGACTTTGGCCAGCCAATTTCTCAAGAGTCCTCTTGGTCACAGGAGTATAATTTTGGTCCCTCTGCAGTTCTGGGGGACTTTGGATCTTCCAGGCTGATGGAGAAAGAGTGTTTGGAGAAGGAGAGTCGGGATTATGACGTGGACCATCCCGGGGAGGCTGACTCCGTGCTCAGGGGCAGCAGCCAAGTCCAGGCCAGAGGCCGAGCTCTAAACATAGTTGACCAGGAAGGTTCCCTCCTAGGAAAGGGGGAGACTCAGGGCCTGCTCACAGCTAAGGGGGGTGTTGGGAAACTTGTCACCTTGAGAAATGTGAGCACAAAAAAAATACCCACCATGAATCGTATTACTCCTAAAACTCAGGGCACTAACCAAATCCAGAAAACCACTCCAAGTCCTGATGTGACCCTGGTGACAAACCCAGGGACAGAAGATATCCAGTTCCCCATTCAGAAGATCCCTCTGGGGCTGGATCTGAAGAATCTTCGGCTCCCCAGAAGAAAGATGAGCTTCGACATCATAGATAAGTCTGATGTTTTTTCAAGATTTGGGATAGAAATAATCAAATGGGCAGGATTCCACACTATAAAAGATGATATTAAATTTTCCCAACTTTTCCAGACTCTCTTTGAACTTGAAACAGAAACCTGTGCTAAAATGCTCGCCTCATTCAAATGTTCCTTAAAACCAGAGCACagagatttttgcttttttactatCAAATTTTTAAAGCACTCTGCTTTGAAAACACCCAGAGTTGATAATGAGTTTTTAAACATGCTTTTAGACAAAGGTGCTGTGAAGACCAAAAATTgcttttttgaaattataaagcCCTTTGACAAGTACATAATGAGACTTCAAGACCGGCTTCTGAAGAGTGTCACACCTTTGCTTATGGCCTGCAATGCCTATGAGCTGAGTGTCAAGATGAAGACCCTCACTAACCCCCTGGACTTGGCTCTTGCCCTGGAAACCACCAATTCTCTCTGCCGGAAGTCTCTGGCCCTTCTGGGGCAGACATTTTCCTTGGCCTCTTCTTTCCGGCAAGAAAAAATCTTAGAAGCTGTCGGCCTGCAAGATATAGCTCCCTCTCCTGCTGCATTTCCAAACTTCGAAGACTCCACTTTGTTTGGGAGAGAGTACATAGACCACCTGAAGGCCTGGCTGGTCAGCAGCGGGTGTCCCCTCCAGGTTAAGAAAGCCGAACCAGAGCCGGCACgagaggaggagaaaatgatTCCTTCTATCAAACCCGAAATTCAGGCCAAGGCCCCAAGTAGTCTCAGTGATG CTGTCCCTCagcgagcagatcacaaggtagtGGGGACCATCGACCAGCTTGTGAAACGTGTCATCGAAGGCAGCCTGTCTCCCAAAGAGAGAACTCTTCTCAAGGAGGACCCTGCTTACTG GTTTTTGTCTGATGAAAATAGCCTGGAGTATAAATACTACAAGCTGAAGTTGGCAGAAATGCAGCGGATGAGCCACAACTTGCGAGGAGCCGACCAGAAGCCGACCTCGGCAGAGTGTGCGGTGCGGGCCATGCTGTATGCCCGGGCTGTTCGCAACCTCAAGAAGAAACTGCTGCCATGGCAGCGGCGGGGGCTCCTCCATGCTCAAGGTCTCCGGGGCTGGAAGGCGAGGAGAGCAACCACCGGGACCCAGACCCTCCTATCCTCAGGAACCAGGCTGAAACACCATGGCCGGCAGGCTCCAGGCCTCTCGCAGGCAAAGCCATCCCTGCGAGACAGAAATGATGCTGCCAAGGATTGCCCTCCAGACCCAGCCAGACCCTCTCCTCAGGACTCCAGCGCAGAAGCCTCAGGCCCATCCCCCAAGCTAGCAGGAGTGGACATCTCTGCAGCACCTCAGACCTCTTCTCCCTGCCCATCTACTGACA TTGACATGAAGACATTGGAGACTGCAGAGAAACTGGCTAGATTTGTTGCTCAGGTGGGACCAGAGATCGAACAATTCAGCATAGAAAACAGCACCGATAACCCTGACCTGTG GTTTCTACATGACCAAAATAGTTCTGCTTTCAAATTCTATCGAAAGAAAGTGTTTGAACTATGTCCGTCAATTTGTTTCACGTCATCTCCACACAACCTGCACACCGGTGGCCCTGACACCACGGGTTCTCAGGAGAGCCCGATGGACCTcatggaaggggaaggagagttTGAAGGTGAGCCCCCTCCTCGGGGGGCTGAGCTGGAGAGCCTAGAGGTAAtgcctgaggaggaggaggaggacgacgaTGAGGATGGTGGAGAGGAGGCCCCTGCTTCTGGAGGGACGGGCAAGTCTGGGGGCAGCACCCCTGCTGACGGCCTTCCCAGTGAGGCTGCCGAGGAGGACCTGGCTGGAGCACCTGCCCTGTCACAGGCCTCCGCAGGTACCTGCTTCCCCCGGAAGAGGATCAGCAGCAAGTCATTGAAGGTTGGCATGATTCCAGCTCCCAAGAGAGTGTGTCTCATCCAGGAGCCAAAAG TCCATGAACCAGTTCGAATTGCCTATGACAGGCCTCGGGGTCGTCCCATGTCCAAAAAGAAG aAACCCAAGGACTTGGACTTCGCCCAGCAGAAGCTCACCGATAAGAACCTGGGCTTCCAGATGCTGCAGAAGATGGGCTGGAAGGAGGGCCATGGCCTGGGCTCCCTTGGAAAGGGCATCCGGGAGCCTGTCAGCGT GGGAACCCCCTCGGAAGGGGAAGGGTTGGGTGCTGACGGGCAGGAGCACAAAGAAGACACATTCGACGTGTTCCGGCAGAGGATGATGCAGATGTACAGACACAAGCGGGCCAACAAATAG
- the SUGP2 gene encoding SURP and G-patch domain-containing protein 2 isoform X2, with protein sequence MASQARPSRCGGGRVPAGLAWVTGCGLRGPAPPFSLPQRRGDGGPRLERLIGSVVHSFLPNSGGPARQNNMAARRITQETFDAVLQEKAKRYHVDTSGEAVSDTLQFKAQDLLRAVPRSRAEMYDDVHSDGRYSLSGSVAHSRDAGREGLRSDVFPGPSFRSSNPSISDDSYFRKECGRDLEFSHSDSREQVIGHRKLGHFRSQDWKFTLRGSWEQDFGQPISQESSWSQEYNFGPSAVLGDFGSSRLMEKECLEKESRDYDVDHPGEADSVLRGSSQVQARGRALNIVDQEGSLLGKGETQGLLTAKGGVGKLVTLRNVSTKKIPTMNRITPKTQGTNQIQKTTPSPDVTLVTNPGTEDIQFPIQKIPLGLDLKNLRLPRRKMSFDIIDKSDVFSRFGIEIIKWAGFHTIKDDIKFSQLFQTLFELETETCAKMLASFKCSLKPEHRDFCFFTIKFLKHSALKTPRVDNEFLNMLLDKGAVKTKNCFFEIIKPFDKYIMRLQDRLLKSVTPLLMACNAYELSVKMKTLTNPLDLALALETTNSLCRKSLALLGQTFSLASSFRQEKILEAVGLQDIAPSPAAFPNFEDSTLFGREYIDHLKAWLVSSGCPLQVKKAEPEPAREEEKMIPSIKPEIQAKAPSSLSDAVPQRADHKVVGTIDQLVKRVIEGSLSPKERTLLKEDPAYWFLSDENSLEYKYYKLKLAEMQRMSHNLRGADQKPTSAECAVRAMLYARAVRNLKKKLLPWQRRGLLHAQGLRGWKARRATTGTQTLLSSGTRLKHHGRQAPGLSQAKPSLRDRNDAAKDCPPDPARPSPQDSSAEASGPSPKLAGVDISAAPQTSSPCPSTDIDMKTLETAEKLARFVAQVGPEIEQFSIENSTDNPDLWPCIPCSSAFLPWTAVRPLEFWFLIKFLVLLKFSIIERLYHQAVAAQKEVRFLHDQNSSAFKFYRKKVFELCPSICFTSSPHNLHTGGPDTTGSQESPMDLMEGEGEFEGEPPPRGAELESLEVMPEEEEEDDDEDGGEEAPASGGTGKSGGSTPADGLPSEAAEEDLAGAPALSQASAGTCFPRKRISSKSLKVGMIPAPKRVCLIQEPKVHEPVRIAYDRPRGRPMSKKKKPKDLDFAQQKLTDKNLGFQMLQKMGWKEGHGLGSLGKGIREPVSVGTPSEGEGLGADGQEHKEDTFDVFRQRMMQMYRHKRANK encoded by the exons ATGGCGTCGCAGGCTCGGCCCTCTCGCTGCGGAGGTGGCCGCGTCCCAGCTGGGTTGGCCTGGGTGACCGGCTGCGGCCTCCGGGGCCCGGCGcccccattttctctccctcagaGGCGGGGAGACGGCGGGCCGCGTCTAGAAAGGCTCATTGGTTCAGTCGTTCATTCATTCCTCCCAAACTCTGGGGGTCCCGCTC GGCAAAATAACATGGCAGCCAGACGAATTACACAGGAGACTTTTGATGCTGTGTTACAAGAAAAAGCCAAACGATACCACGTGGATACCAGTGGTGAGGCTGTAAGCGACACTCTTCAGTTCAAAGCTCAAG ATCTCTTAAGGGCAGTCCCAAGATCCAGAGCAGAGATGTATGATGACGTTCACAGCGATGGCAGATACTCCCTCAGTGGATCTGTAGCTCACTCTCGAGACGCTGGAAGAGAAGGCCTGCGAAGTGACGTATTTCCAGGGCCTTCCTTTAGATCAAGCAACCCTTCCATCAGTGACGACAGCTACTTTCGCAAAGAGTGTGGCCGGGATCTGGAATTTTCTCACTCTGATTCCCGGGAGCAGGTCATTGGCCACCGGAAATTGGGACATTTCCGTTCTCAGGACTGGAAATTTACGCTCCGTGGTTCTTGGGAGCAAGACTTTGGCCAGCCAATTTCTCAAGAGTCCTCTTGGTCACAGGAGTATAATTTTGGTCCCTCTGCAGTTCTGGGGGACTTTGGATCTTCCAGGCTGATGGAGAAAGAGTGTTTGGAGAAGGAGAGTCGGGATTATGACGTGGACCATCCCGGGGAGGCTGACTCCGTGCTCAGGGGCAGCAGCCAAGTCCAGGCCAGAGGCCGAGCTCTAAACATAGTTGACCAGGAAGGTTCCCTCCTAGGAAAGGGGGAGACTCAGGGCCTGCTCACAGCTAAGGGGGGTGTTGGGAAACTTGTCACCTTGAGAAATGTGAGCACAAAAAAAATACCCACCATGAATCGTATTACTCCTAAAACTCAGGGCACTAACCAAATCCAGAAAACCACTCCAAGTCCTGATGTGACCCTGGTGACAAACCCAGGGACAGAAGATATCCAGTTCCCCATTCAGAAGATCCCTCTGGGGCTGGATCTGAAGAATCTTCGGCTCCCCAGAAGAAAGATGAGCTTCGACATCATAGATAAGTCTGATGTTTTTTCAAGATTTGGGATAGAAATAATCAAATGGGCAGGATTCCACACTATAAAAGATGATATTAAATTTTCCCAACTTTTCCAGACTCTCTTTGAACTTGAAACAGAAACCTGTGCTAAAATGCTCGCCTCATTCAAATGTTCCTTAAAACCAGAGCACagagatttttgcttttttactatCAAATTTTTAAAGCACTCTGCTTTGAAAACACCCAGAGTTGATAATGAGTTTTTAAACATGCTTTTAGACAAAGGTGCTGTGAAGACCAAAAATTgcttttttgaaattataaagcCCTTTGACAAGTACATAATGAGACTTCAAGACCGGCTTCTGAAGAGTGTCACACCTTTGCTTATGGCCTGCAATGCCTATGAGCTGAGTGTCAAGATGAAGACCCTCACTAACCCCCTGGACTTGGCTCTTGCCCTGGAAACCACCAATTCTCTCTGCCGGAAGTCTCTGGCCCTTCTGGGGCAGACATTTTCCTTGGCCTCTTCTTTCCGGCAAGAAAAAATCTTAGAAGCTGTCGGCCTGCAAGATATAGCTCCCTCTCCTGCTGCATTTCCAAACTTCGAAGACTCCACTTTGTTTGGGAGAGAGTACATAGACCACCTGAAGGCCTGGCTGGTCAGCAGCGGGTGTCCCCTCCAGGTTAAGAAAGCCGAACCAGAGCCGGCACgagaggaggagaaaatgatTCCTTCTATCAAACCCGAAATTCAGGCCAAGGCCCCAAGTAGTCTCAGTGATG CTGTCCCTCagcgagcagatcacaaggtagtGGGGACCATCGACCAGCTTGTGAAACGTGTCATCGAAGGCAGCCTGTCTCCCAAAGAGAGAACTCTTCTCAAGGAGGACCCTGCTTACTG GTTTTTGTCTGATGAAAATAGCCTGGAGTATAAATACTACAAGCTGAAGTTGGCAGAAATGCAGCGGATGAGCCACAACTTGCGAGGAGCCGACCAGAAGCCGACCTCGGCAGAGTGTGCGGTGCGGGCCATGCTGTATGCCCGGGCTGTTCGCAACCTCAAGAAGAAACTGCTGCCATGGCAGCGGCGGGGGCTCCTCCATGCTCAAGGTCTCCGGGGCTGGAAGGCGAGGAGAGCAACCACCGGGACCCAGACCCTCCTATCCTCAGGAACCAGGCTGAAACACCATGGCCGGCAGGCTCCAGGCCTCTCGCAGGCAAAGCCATCCCTGCGAGACAGAAATGATGCTGCCAAGGATTGCCCTCCAGACCCAGCCAGACCCTCTCCTCAGGACTCCAGCGCAGAAGCCTCAGGCCCATCCCCCAAGCTAGCAGGAGTGGACATCTCTGCAGCACCTCAGACCTCTTCTCCCTGCCCATCTACTGACA TTGACATGAAGACATTGGAGACTGCAGAGAAACTGGCTAGATTTGTTGCTCAGGTGGGACCAGAGATCGAACAATTCAGCATAGAAAACAGCACCGATAACCCTGACCTGTG GCCCTGCATACCTTGTTCGTCCGCCTTCTTGCCCTGGACAGCAGTGAGGCCTCTCGAATTCTGGTTCCTTATTAAGTTTCTAGTACTCCTCAAATTTTCTATTATTGAGAGACTGTACCATCAAGCCGTAGCTGCACAGAAGGAAGTCAG GTTTCTACATGACCAAAATAGTTCTGCTTTCAAATTCTATCGAAAGAAAGTGTTTGAACTATGTCCGTCAATTTGTTTCACGTCATCTCCACACAACCTGCACACCGGTGGCCCTGACACCACGGGTTCTCAGGAGAGCCCGATGGACCTcatggaaggggaaggagagttTGAAGGTGAGCCCCCTCCTCGGGGGGCTGAGCTGGAGAGCCTAGAGGTAAtgcctgaggaggaggaggaggacgacgaTGAGGATGGTGGAGAGGAGGCCCCTGCTTCTGGAGGGACGGGCAAGTCTGGGGGCAGCACCCCTGCTGACGGCCTTCCCAGTGAGGCTGCCGAGGAGGACCTGGCTGGAGCACCTGCCCTGTCACAGGCCTCCGCAGGTACCTGCTTCCCCCGGAAGAGGATCAGCAGCAAGTCATTGAAGGTTGGCATGATTCCAGCTCCCAAGAGAGTGTGTCTCATCCAGGAGCCAAAAG TCCATGAACCAGTTCGAATTGCCTATGACAGGCCTCGGGGTCGTCCCATGTCCAAAAAGAAG aAACCCAAGGACTTGGACTTCGCCCAGCAGAAGCTCACCGATAAGAACCTGGGCTTCCAGATGCTGCAGAAGATGGGCTGGAAGGAGGGCCATGGCCTGGGCTCCCTTGGAAAGGGCATCCGGGAGCCTGTCAGCGT GGGAACCCCCTCGGAAGGGGAAGGGTTGGGTGCTGACGGGCAGGAGCACAAAGAAGACACATTCGACGTGTTCCGGCAGAGGATGATGCAGATGTACAGACACAAGCGGGCCAACAAATAG
- the SUGP2 gene encoding SURP and G-patch domain-containing protein 2 isoform X9, whose amino-acid sequence MSPPRAAAAAAGQNNMAARRITQETFDAVLQEKAKRYHVDTSGEAVSDTLQFKAQDLLRAVPRSRAEMYDDVHSDGRYSLSGSVAHSRDAGREGLRSDVFPGPSFRSSNPSISDDSYFRKECGRDLEFSHSDSREQVIGHRKLGHFRSQDWKFTLRGSWEQDFGQPISQESSWSQEYNFGPSAVLGDFGSSRLMEKECLEKESRDYDVDHPGEADSVLRGSSQVQARGRALNIVDQEGSLLGKGETQGLLTAKGGVGKLVTLRNVSTKKIPTMNRITPKTQGTNQIQKTTPSPDVTLVTNPGTEDIQFPIQKIPLGLDLKNLRLPRRKMSFDIIDKSDVFSRFGIEIIKWAGFHTIKDDIKFSQLFQTLFELETETCAKMLASFKCSLKPEHRDFCFFTIKFLKHSALKTPRVDNEFLNMLLDKGAVKTKNCFFEIIKPFDKYIMRLQDRLLKSVTPLLMACNAYELSVKMKTLTNPLDLALALETTNSLCRKSLALLGQTFSLASSFRQEKILEAVGLQDIAPSPAAFPNFEDSTLFGREYIDHLKAWLVSSGCPLQVKKAEPEPAREEEKMIPSIKPEIQAKAPSSLSDAVPQRADHKVVGTIDQLVKRVIEGSLSPKERTLLKEDPAYWFLSDENSLEYKYYKLKLAEMQRMSHNLRGADQKPTSAECAVRAMLYARAVRNLKKKLLPWQRRGLLHAQGLRGWKARRATTGTQTLLSSGTRLKHHGRQAPGLSQAKPSLRDRNDAAKDCPPDPARPSPQDSSAEASGPSPKLAGVDISAAPQTSSPCPSTDIDMKTLETAEKLARFVAQVGPEIEQFSIENSTDNPDLWFLHDQNSSAFKFYRKKVFELCPSICFTSSPHNLHTGGPDTTGSQESPMDLMEGEGEFEGEPPPRGAELESLEVMPEEEEEDDDEDGGEEAPASGGTGKSGGSTPADGLPSEAAEEDLAGAPALSQASAGTCFPRKRISSKSLKVGMIPAPKRVCLIQEPKVHEPVRIAYDRPRGRPMSKKKKPKDLDFAQQKLTDKNLGFQMLQKMGWKEGHGLGSLGKGIREPVSVGTPSEGEGLGADGQEHKEDTFDVFRQRMMQMYRHKRANK is encoded by the exons ATGTCCCCGCCtcgcgcggcggcggcggcggcgg GGCAAAATAACATGGCAGCCAGACGAATTACACAGGAGACTTTTGATGCTGTGTTACAAGAAAAAGCCAAACGATACCACGTGGATACCAGTGGTGAGGCTGTAAGCGACACTCTTCAGTTCAAAGCTCAAG ATCTCTTAAGGGCAGTCCCAAGATCCAGAGCAGAGATGTATGATGACGTTCACAGCGATGGCAGATACTCCCTCAGTGGATCTGTAGCTCACTCTCGAGACGCTGGAAGAGAAGGCCTGCGAAGTGACGTATTTCCAGGGCCTTCCTTTAGATCAAGCAACCCTTCCATCAGTGACGACAGCTACTTTCGCAAAGAGTGTGGCCGGGATCTGGAATTTTCTCACTCTGATTCCCGGGAGCAGGTCATTGGCCACCGGAAATTGGGACATTTCCGTTCTCAGGACTGGAAATTTACGCTCCGTGGTTCTTGGGAGCAAGACTTTGGCCAGCCAATTTCTCAAGAGTCCTCTTGGTCACAGGAGTATAATTTTGGTCCCTCTGCAGTTCTGGGGGACTTTGGATCTTCCAGGCTGATGGAGAAAGAGTGTTTGGAGAAGGAGAGTCGGGATTATGACGTGGACCATCCCGGGGAGGCTGACTCCGTGCTCAGGGGCAGCAGCCAAGTCCAGGCCAGAGGCCGAGCTCTAAACATAGTTGACCAGGAAGGTTCCCTCCTAGGAAAGGGGGAGACTCAGGGCCTGCTCACAGCTAAGGGGGGTGTTGGGAAACTTGTCACCTTGAGAAATGTGAGCACAAAAAAAATACCCACCATGAATCGTATTACTCCTAAAACTCAGGGCACTAACCAAATCCAGAAAACCACTCCAAGTCCTGATGTGACCCTGGTGACAAACCCAGGGACAGAAGATATCCAGTTCCCCATTCAGAAGATCCCTCTGGGGCTGGATCTGAAGAATCTTCGGCTCCCCAGAAGAAAGATGAGCTTCGACATCATAGATAAGTCTGATGTTTTTTCAAGATTTGGGATAGAAATAATCAAATGGGCAGGATTCCACACTATAAAAGATGATATTAAATTTTCCCAACTTTTCCAGACTCTCTTTGAACTTGAAACAGAAACCTGTGCTAAAATGCTCGCCTCATTCAAATGTTCCTTAAAACCAGAGCACagagatttttgcttttttactatCAAATTTTTAAAGCACTCTGCTTTGAAAACACCCAGAGTTGATAATGAGTTTTTAAACATGCTTTTAGACAAAGGTGCTGTGAAGACCAAAAATTgcttttttgaaattataaagcCCTTTGACAAGTACATAATGAGACTTCAAGACCGGCTTCTGAAGAGTGTCACACCTTTGCTTATGGCCTGCAATGCCTATGAGCTGAGTGTCAAGATGAAGACCCTCACTAACCCCCTGGACTTGGCTCTTGCCCTGGAAACCACCAATTCTCTCTGCCGGAAGTCTCTGGCCCTTCTGGGGCAGACATTTTCCTTGGCCTCTTCTTTCCGGCAAGAAAAAATCTTAGAAGCTGTCGGCCTGCAAGATATAGCTCCCTCTCCTGCTGCATTTCCAAACTTCGAAGACTCCACTTTGTTTGGGAGAGAGTACATAGACCACCTGAAGGCCTGGCTGGTCAGCAGCGGGTGTCCCCTCCAGGTTAAGAAAGCCGAACCAGAGCCGGCACgagaggaggagaaaatgatTCCTTCTATCAAACCCGAAATTCAGGCCAAGGCCCCAAGTAGTCTCAGTGATG CTGTCCCTCagcgagcagatcacaaggtagtGGGGACCATCGACCAGCTTGTGAAACGTGTCATCGAAGGCAGCCTGTCTCCCAAAGAGAGAACTCTTCTCAAGGAGGACCCTGCTTACTG GTTTTTGTCTGATGAAAATAGCCTGGAGTATAAATACTACAAGCTGAAGTTGGCAGAAATGCAGCGGATGAGCCACAACTTGCGAGGAGCCGACCAGAAGCCGACCTCGGCAGAGTGTGCGGTGCGGGCCATGCTGTATGCCCGGGCTGTTCGCAACCTCAAGAAGAAACTGCTGCCATGGCAGCGGCGGGGGCTCCTCCATGCTCAAGGTCTCCGGGGCTGGAAGGCGAGGAGAGCAACCACCGGGACCCAGACCCTCCTATCCTCAGGAACCAGGCTGAAACACCATGGCCGGCAGGCTCCAGGCCTCTCGCAGGCAAAGCCATCCCTGCGAGACAGAAATGATGCTGCCAAGGATTGCCCTCCAGACCCAGCCAGACCCTCTCCTCAGGACTCCAGCGCAGAAGCCTCAGGCCCATCCCCCAAGCTAGCAGGAGTGGACATCTCTGCAGCACCTCAGACCTCTTCTCCCTGCCCATCTACTGACA TTGACATGAAGACATTGGAGACTGCAGAGAAACTGGCTAGATTTGTTGCTCAGGTGGGACCAGAGATCGAACAATTCAGCATAGAAAACAGCACCGATAACCCTGACCTGTG GTTTCTACATGACCAAAATAGTTCTGCTTTCAAATTCTATCGAAAGAAAGTGTTTGAACTATGTCCGTCAATTTGTTTCACGTCATCTCCACACAACCTGCACACCGGTGGCCCTGACACCACGGGTTCTCAGGAGAGCCCGATGGACCTcatggaaggggaaggagagttTGAAGGTGAGCCCCCTCCTCGGGGGGCTGAGCTGGAGAGCCTAGAGGTAAtgcctgaggaggaggaggaggacgacgaTGAGGATGGTGGAGAGGAGGCCCCTGCTTCTGGAGGGACGGGCAAGTCTGGGGGCAGCACCCCTGCTGACGGCCTTCCCAGTGAGGCTGCCGAGGAGGACCTGGCTGGAGCACCTGCCCTGTCACAGGCCTCCGCAGGTACCTGCTTCCCCCGGAAGAGGATCAGCAGCAAGTCATTGAAGGTTGGCATGATTCCAGCTCCCAAGAGAGTGTGTCTCATCCAGGAGCCAAAAG TCCATGAACCAGTTCGAATTGCCTATGACAGGCCTCGGGGTCGTCCCATGTCCAAAAAGAAG aAACCCAAGGACTTGGACTTCGCCCAGCAGAAGCTCACCGATAAGAACCTGGGCTTCCAGATGCTGCAGAAGATGGGCTGGAAGGAGGGCCATGGCCTGGGCTCCCTTGGAAAGGGCATCCGGGAGCCTGTCAGCGT GGGAACCCCCTCGGAAGGGGAAGGGTTGGGTGCTGACGGGCAGGAGCACAAAGAAGACACATTCGACGTGTTCCGGCAGAGGATGATGCAGATGTACAGACACAAGCGGGCCAACAAATAG